In Paenibacillus sp. FSL M7-0420, a single genomic region encodes these proteins:
- a CDS encoding Ger(x)C family spore germination protein yields the protein MAGRIKRAVAACLPLLLLSLLLSGCWERKELNELAFVLAMGLDKAENGYNVTMQVVIPSSISSQNAGGTGGSGVPVVEYNFTVPTVYESLRKFNLISSRSPYLGHIRVLVIGEELAREGVGKTLDVIKRSREPRMDFYVMVARKTTAENVLKVLTPLDRLPATKLFSSLDKSYKISSKTVAVTLDKFIEDLLYQGKSPVLTGVVVQGDPEAGSEKSNVEQTDPRTKLRYESVAIFKKDKLVGWIEDDLTVGFNYVTDNVTKNTGHFKDEAGGLIIIEALTSTTSRKVKIIDGEPHIYLSAETLCNVQEVEGADTLDTEAKIKSLEEETEERVVKRMKDAVEGISKQFNVDIFGFGQSIYRKSPKEWERLKARRGEGYLKTLPVHYEASVTINRIGTIDNSFYEDIKE from the coding sequence ATGGCAGGCAGAATAAAAAGAGCTGTCGCGGCTTGCCTTCCCCTGCTGCTGCTTTCGCTATTGCTTAGCGGGTGCTGGGAGAGGAAGGAGCTGAATGAACTGGCTTTTGTGCTGGCGATGGGCCTCGATAAAGCGGAGAATGGCTACAACGTAACGATGCAGGTGGTCATACCCTCTTCGATCTCTTCACAGAATGCGGGAGGAACAGGGGGAAGCGGGGTTCCCGTGGTTGAGTATAATTTTACAGTGCCCACGGTCTATGAATCCCTCCGTAAGTTCAATCTGATCAGCTCCCGCTCTCCGTATCTGGGCCATATCCGGGTGCTGGTGATCGGAGAAGAGCTGGCGCGGGAAGGGGTGGGCAAGACGCTGGATGTGATTAAAAGAAGCCGGGAGCCGCGCATGGACTTCTATGTGATGGTTGCACGGAAGACGACCGCCGAGAATGTTCTGAAGGTGCTGACCCCGCTGGACCGGCTGCCGGCGACTAAATTATTCAGTTCCCTGGATAAATCCTACAAAATTTCATCCAAGACCGTCGCGGTCACGCTGGACAAATTCATCGAGGATCTGCTCTACCAGGGCAAGAGCCCGGTGTTGACCGGAGTGGTGGTGCAGGGTGATCCCGAGGCTGGCAGTGAGAAAAGCAATGTGGAACAGACAGACCCCAGAACGAAGCTCCGGTATGAGAGTGTTGCCATATTCAAAAAGGATAAGCTGGTTGGCTGGATAGAAGATGATCTAACGGTTGGCTTCAATTATGTCACTGATAATGTCACCAAAAATACGGGGCATTTCAAAGACGAAGCCGGAGGCCTGATCATTATAGAGGCGCTTACCTCCACTACCAGCCGGAAGGTGAAAATCATAGACGGCGAGCCGCATATATATTTGAGCGCAGAAACACTATGCAATGTGCAGGAAGTTGAAGGCGCGGATACGCTGGATACGGAGGCCAAAATCAAATCACTGGAAGAGGAGACAGAGGAACGGGTTGTCAAGCGGATGAAAGATGCTGTAGAGGGAATCAGCAAGCAGTTCAATGTGGATATCTTCGGCTTCGGCCAATCCATTTACCGTAAGAGCCCCAAGGAGTGGGAGAGGCTGAAGGCACGGAGGGGAGAAGGCTATCTTAAGACCCTGCCAGTCCATTACGAGGCCAGTGTAACGATCAACCGGATCGGTACGATTGATAATTCATTTTATGAAGATATTAAGGAGTGA
- the rhaB gene encoding rhamnulokinase, with translation MTYHIAVDIGASSGRLVLGQLVDGSLRLEEIHRFSNGFTEQEGSCFWDMDYLLNEIINGLQQAKLRGIHECTLGIDTWAVDYVLLDAEGKRISGIYAYRDHRTDGVMEEVGRLLPPEKVYAKTGIQQLTFNTLYQLYAHDREELKAADQILLVPDYLYYRLGGRKMNEVTNASTTQLLNLATREYDPELLEFLGLRREQFAPLTEPGEELGFLTQEMRAEYDLPECRLICVATHDTASAVLGVPAQKDRASAYLSSGTWSLLGVELDHPINNSRAMAANYTNEWGAYGTYRFLKNIMGLWLIQEVRRLDGGRFSFAELAEQAGECSGFRSLIPCNHPRFLKPGDMIQEIRRACLESGQPVPQTTGELARCIFDSLALSYRSHLAELEDLTGKRTEVLQIVGGGANNGLLCQLTADVTGREVLAGPTESTALGNLAVQMVEAGRMADIHEARQIISQSFAIQSYLPQPVPQLAELLVRWEQLHPGADVHNTY, from the coding sequence ATGACCTATCATATCGCCGTCGATATCGGCGCCTCCAGCGGACGGCTGGTGCTCGGACAGCTCGTGGACGGGAGCCTCCGTCTGGAGGAGATTCACCGTTTCAGCAATGGCTTCACAGAACAGGAAGGCTCCTGCTTCTGGGATATGGATTATTTATTGAATGAAATTATTAACGGTCTGCAGCAGGCGAAGCTAAGAGGCATTCACGAATGCACCCTCGGCATTGATACCTGGGCGGTAGATTATGTGCTGCTGGATGCCGAAGGCAAGCGGATAAGCGGGATCTATGCCTACCGTGACCACCGGACCGACGGGGTGATGGAAGAAGTCGGGCGGCTCCTTCCGCCAGAGAAGGTCTACGCCAAAACGGGCATTCAGCAGCTTACCTTCAATACGCTGTATCAGCTATATGCGCATGACCGGGAAGAGCTGAAGGCGGCCGATCAGATCCTGCTGGTACCGGATTATCTCTACTACCGGCTCGGCGGACGTAAGATGAACGAGGTTACCAATGCATCCACGACACAGCTATTGAATCTTGCGACCCGTGAATACGATCCTGAGTTGCTGGAATTTCTGGGTCTGCGGCGTGAACAGTTCGCTCCGTTAACCGAGCCTGGGGAAGAGCTCGGCTTCCTTACGCAGGAAATGCGCGCGGAGTATGATCTGCCGGAGTGCCGCCTGATCTGCGTGGCTACGCATGACACAGCATCTGCGGTGCTCGGTGTGCCTGCTCAGAAGGACCGTGCGTCAGCCTATCTTAGTAGCGGAACCTGGTCTCTGCTGGGAGTAGAACTGGATCACCCGATCAATAACAGCAGAGCGATGGCCGCCAATTATACCAACGAGTGGGGCGCTTACGGGACTTACCGGTTCCTGAAGAATATTATGGGCCTCTGGCTGATTCAGGAAGTGCGCAGACTGGACGGCGGAAGATTTAGCTTCGCGGAACTGGCAGAGCAGGCCGGGGAATGCTCTGGCTTCCGCAGCCTGATTCCTTGCAATCATCCGAGGTTCCTTAAGCCCGGGGATATGATTCAGGAGATCCGGCGGGCCTGCCTGGAGAGCGGCCAGCCTGTGCCGCAGACTACGGGCGAGCTGGCCCGCTGTATCTTTGACAGTCTGGCATTATCCTACCGCAGTCATCTGGCTGAATTGGAAGATCTCACCGGGAAGCGTACCGAAGTGCTGCAGATTGTCGGCGGCGGCGCTAACAATGGGCTGCTGTGCCAGCTGACGGCGGATGTTACCGGCAGGGAAGTGCTGGCCGGACCGACCGAATCTACAGCCCTGGGTAATCTGGCTGTGCAGATGGTTGAGGCGGGCCGTATGGCAGATATCCATGAAGCCCGGCAGATCATCTCTCAGTCCTTCGCGATTCAGTCTTATCTTCCGCAGCCGGTTCCTCAGCTGGCGGAGCTGCTGGTCCGCTGGGAGCAGCTTCATCCGGGAGCGGATGTTCACAATACGTATTAG
- the gnd gene encoding phosphogluconate dehydrogenase (NAD(+)-dependent, decarboxylating), translating to MKVGLIGLGKMGFNLGQNLLEHAHEVVAYDVNPAAVQELAERGASGAASLTELTGRLDSPRVLWIMVPHTFVDSVIAELTPLLSKGDIIIEAGNSHYKESIRRHEELGAHGIHFLDAGTSGGMEGARNGACYMVGGDEEAWAVVEPLFRDTAVENGYLYAGKSGSGHFLKMVHNGIEYGMMAAIGEGFEVLEKSGYDFDFEQVARVWNNGSVVRSWLMELIERAFSKDAKLEDIKGVMHSSGEGRWTLETAFDLQAATPVIAMALLMRYRSLETDTFTGKVVAALRNEFGGHAVESK from the coding sequence ATGAAAGTCGGTTTAATCGGACTTGGCAAAATGGGCTTCAATCTGGGCCAGAACCTGCTGGAGCATGCCCATGAAGTGGTAGCGTATGATGTGAATCCTGCTGCGGTGCAGGAACTGGCCGAACGCGGTGCGTCCGGGGCAGCAAGCCTCACGGAGCTTACGGGCCGGCTTGATTCCCCGCGCGTTCTCTGGATCATGGTTCCCCATACTTTTGTAGATTCAGTGATTGCTGAACTGACGCCGCTATTATCCAAGGGAGATATTATCATTGAAGCCGGGAACTCACATTATAAAGAGTCGATCCGCCGTCATGAGGAGCTGGGTGCCCACGGAATTCACTTCCTGGATGCGGGAACCTCCGGCGGAATGGAAGGTGCACGGAACGGGGCCTGCTACATGGTTGGCGGCGATGAGGAAGCGTGGGCGGTGGTCGAGCCTCTGTTCCGTGACACTGCGGTAGAGAACGGATATCTGTACGCCGGCAAATCCGGGAGCGGACATTTCCTCAAGATGGTGCACAACGGGATTGAATACGGGATGATGGCTGCGATCGGCGAGGGCTTCGAGGTGCTGGAGAAAAGCGGATATGATTTCGACTTCGAGCAGGTGGCCCGCGTCTGGAACAACGGCTCGGTGGTCCGCTCCTGGCTGATGGAGCTGATCGAGCGCGCTTTCTCCAAGGATGCCAAGCTGGAGGACATCAAGGGAGTCATGCATTCCTCCGGGGAGGGACGCTGGACACTGGAGACGGCCTTCGACCTCCAGGCAGCAACTCCGGTTATCGCCATGGCTCTGCTCATGCGCTACCGGTCGCTGGAGACCGACACCTTCACCGGCAAAGTCGTCGCCGCCTTGCGTAACGAATTCGGCGGCCATGCGGTGGAGTCGAAGTAA
- a CDS encoding L-cysteine desulfidase family protein, with the protein MVNLLEVLHKEIMPAEGCTEPIAVAYAVSLAAELVEEEITAIRLFLSGNIIKNAMGVGIPGTGQTGLPIAAALGAVVRRSERKLEILSGLTPEELASAERLLERKLLEVELKDTPEKLYIEARVHSKNHTATAILEKEHTNVQFLAKDGQRLEPKLDKADCGDPLSLDPEVYSVSLEDIYAFVQNTPFEDLRFLLEGAVMNKAISEEGLRGEYGLQVGRKMSQQSALNLFGADVANRIIAATAAASDARMDGSAMPVMTTAGSGNQGIACTMPVIALAELLGKDEETLARAMALSNLITIHVKHYIGRLSPLCGSGIAGGVGAGSGIVYLMGGTLAQIKHSIQNTIASTSGMICDGAKPTCALKISTATNAAIQSATLAMNNISASPSDGVIFEKVEDTIKNMETLVQEGLAATDQAILNIMLSKGAASS; encoded by the coding sequence ATGGTTAACCTACTGGAAGTATTACACAAAGAAATTATGCCGGCAGAAGGCTGCACCGAACCGATAGCGGTAGCTTATGCCGTCTCGTTGGCCGCTGAACTGGTGGAAGAGGAGATTACGGCGATTCGGCTATTCCTCAGCGGCAATATCATCAAGAATGCGATGGGTGTGGGGATTCCCGGTACAGGCCAGACGGGCTTGCCGATAGCGGCTGCCTTGGGTGCGGTGGTGCGCCGCTCGGAGCGGAAGCTGGAGATTCTGTCCGGGCTGACCCCGGAGGAGCTGGCAAGTGCAGAGAGACTGCTGGAGCGTAAGCTGCTGGAGGTTGAGCTGAAGGATACGCCGGAGAAGCTATATATTGAAGCGAGAGTACACAGCAAGAACCATACCGCCACAGCGATCCTGGAAAAAGAGCACACGAATGTGCAGTTTCTGGCGAAGGATGGCCAGCGGCTTGAGCCGAAGCTGGACAAGGCCGACTGCGGTGACCCGCTTAGTCTGGACCCTGAGGTATACTCGGTCTCACTCGAAGATATCTATGCCTTCGTTCAGAATACACCGTTCGAGGATCTTCGCTTCCTGCTGGAGGGAGCGGTTATGAATAAGGCGATCTCGGAGGAAGGGCTGCGCGGGGAGTATGGCCTTCAGGTGGGCCGGAAAATGAGCCAGCAATCCGCCCTCAATCTGTTCGGCGCGGATGTGGCGAACCGGATCATTGCCGCAACGGCAGCCGCATCCGATGCACGGATGGACGGCAGTGCCATGCCGGTAATGACGACGGCGGGCAGCGGCAATCAGGGGATTGCCTGTACCATGCCGGTCATTGCCTTGGCCGAGCTCCTCGGCAAGGATGAGGAGACCCTGGCCAGAGCGATGGCGCTCAGCAATCTGATTACCATCCATGTGAAGCATTACATTGGCCGTCTGTCCCCGCTCTGCGGCTCAGGCATTGCCGGTGGAGTGGGGGCGGGCAGCGGCATTGTCTATCTGATGGGCGGGACGCTGGCGCAGATCAAGCACTCCATCCAGAATACGATTGCCTCTACTTCCGGCATGATCTGCGATGGTGCCAAGCCAACCTGTGCGCTCAAAATCTCAACGGCCACCAACGCGGCCATTCAGTCTGCTACTCTCGCCATGAACAATATCTCCGCTAGTCCGAGTGACGGTGTCATCTTCGAGAAGGTGGAGGATACGATCAAGAATATGGAGACCCTGGTTCAGGAAGGGCTTGCCGCCACAGACCAGGCGATTCTGAATATTATGCTCTCCAAGGGAGCCGCTTCTTCATAG
- a CDS encoding iron-containing alcohol dehydrogenase has product MSTHVYYVPSINIMGKGCLKDIAPYIQELNLNKALVVTDKFLMKSGIAGKLLAVLEEAGIQYVVYDEVKPNPTCKNVHDGVDFLKQHECDYLISIGGGSPQDTAKAIGIVATNGGHIADYEGVHKSKKKSLPIVAVNTTAGTSSEVTINYVITDEERKIKMVMVDKNSIATISVNDPELMVDKPAALTAATGMDALTHAIEALVTPGAYPVTDATALAAVELIFANLARTVTNGGDIEAREQMVYAIFLGGLAFNNAGLGYVHAMAHQLGGVYDLPHGVCNAMLLPYVEEENAKHVPEKFRAIARAAGMQTEGRSDKECADYVIEAIKALSKEVGIPAKLSELGVAEVDLDLLAENAMKDACAPGNPFIPAKDEVIALFRKIL; this is encoded by the coding sequence ATGAGTACTCATGTCTATTATGTACCGTCAATCAACATTATGGGGAAGGGCTGTCTGAAGGACATCGCCCCGTACATTCAAGAGCTGAATTTGAACAAGGCGCTTGTAGTCACAGACAAGTTCCTGATGAAGAGCGGAATCGCTGGCAAGCTGCTGGCTGTGCTGGAGGAGGCGGGGATTCAGTATGTGGTATATGATGAAGTGAAGCCGAACCCTACCTGCAAAAATGTTCATGACGGCGTAGACTTCCTTAAGCAGCACGAATGTGACTATCTGATCTCCATCGGCGGCGGCTCGCCGCAGGATACGGCCAAGGCCATCGGAATTGTGGCCACCAACGGGGGGCATATTGCCGATTATGAAGGCGTTCACAAATCCAAGAAGAAATCTCTGCCGATTGTCGCGGTGAACACGACGGCCGGGACTTCAAGTGAAGTGACGATCAACTACGTGATTACAGATGAAGAGCGCAAAATCAAGATGGTCATGGTAGACAAGAACAGTATCGCCACCATCTCGGTGAATGATCCGGAGCTGATGGTCGATAAGCCTGCTGCGCTGACGGCAGCTACGGGCATGGATGCACTGACGCATGCGATTGAAGCGCTGGTCACTCCAGGCGCATATCCGGTGACCGATGCTACGGCACTGGCTGCGGTGGAGCTGATCTTCGCTAATCTGGCGCGGACGGTAACGAACGGAGGGGATATTGAAGCGCGTGAGCAGATGGTCTATGCGATTTTCCTCGGCGGCCTGGCCTTCAATAACGCAGGCTTAGGCTATGTGCATGCCATGGCCCATCAGCTGGGCGGGGTGTATGATCTGCCGCACGGCGTGTGCAATGCAATGCTGCTGCCTTATGTGGAAGAAGAGAATGCCAAGCATGTGCCGGAGAAGTTCAGAGCGATTGCCAGAGCGGCCGGTATGCAGACTGAAGGACGGAGTGACAAGGAATGTGCGGATTATGTCATTGAGGCGATCAAGGCCCTGTCGAAGGAGGTTGGCATACCTGCCAAGCTGTCCGAGCTGGGTGTAGCGGAAGTAGATCTTGATCTGCTGGCTGAGAACGCTATGAAGGATGCCTGCGCGCCCGGTAATCCTTTTATTCCTGCCAAAGATGAAGTAATCGCGTTATTCCGTAAAATTCTGTAA
- a CDS encoding ankyrin repeat domain-containing protein — protein sequence MGTKRKTLPADFRELVKTGDIDLLKAVFEQCEWNATLGYSKEPALSIRQIPDELARWLVEQGADINARDKYQRTPLHSQAGNWSGNIPLFLELGAELEALDYQDETPLHAAVNYYRTGAVRDLIAHGANIHAVSKRGNTPLAKALINCRNADITGMAEIAQAMLAAGTEATPEMRESVKKIGKSFEFARSNFNKERLSETAAALESLYKLFDVEPVAARVMHDGVSKIEVNSTRWQDQHQELWELLIPASGHALTVQGEVIRITGRISHEIMNNGGGNWDADFRKMLNALLRHFASGTPLDPAHLKEAAELAGYLRHGNGNDEPARLCELAVNWVLANPQPVSLPQPDYKR from the coding sequence ATGGGCACAAAGAGGAAAACCTTACCCGCCGATTTCCGCGAGCTGGTTAAAACAGGGGATATCGATCTACTTAAGGCTGTTTTTGAGCAATGTGAATGGAATGCAACCTTGGGCTACTCCAAAGAACCTGCACTCAGCATCCGGCAAATTCCGGATGAGCTGGCCCGCTGGCTGGTGGAACAGGGTGCTGACATTAACGCCAGGGATAAATATCAGCGTACCCCGCTGCATTCACAGGCCGGAAACTGGTCGGGTAATATCCCGCTGTTCCTTGAGCTTGGTGCTGAGCTGGAAGCCCTGGATTATCAGGACGAGACCCCGCTGCACGCCGCTGTCAACTACTACCGGACTGGGGCGGTCCGTGATCTTATCGCTCACGGCGCCAACATCCATGCTGTGAGCAAGCGCGGGAATACCCCGCTGGCAAAAGCCTTGATCAATTGCCGGAATGCCGATATCACCGGCATGGCTGAGATCGCGCAGGCAATGCTTGCAGCCGGAACAGAAGCTACACCGGAGATGAGGGAATCCGTGAAGAAGATCGGCAAGAGCTTTGAATTCGCCCGCTCCAATTTCAATAAAGAGCGCTTGAGTGAAACCGCAGCTGCACTCGAATCCCTGTACAAGCTGTTCGATGTAGAGCCTGTAGCAGCGCGGGTGATGCATGACGGCGTTTCCAAGATCGAGGTAAACAGTACAAGATGGCAGGATCAGCACCAGGAGCTATGGGAATTACTCATCCCGGCGTCAGGACATGCACTCACCGTGCAGGGAGAGGTCATTCGCATCACCGGCCGGATCTCTCATGAAATCATGAATAACGGCGGAGGCAACTGGGATGCCGATTTCCGTAAAATGCTGAATGCGCTGCTCCGGCACTTCGCCTCGGGCACACCTCTGGACCCTGCGCACCTCAAGGAAGCAGCGGAATTAGCCGGTTACCTGCGCCATGGCAACGGCAATGATGAGCCGGCCAGATTATGCGAATTGGCCGTGAATTGGGTACTTGCCAATCCACAGCCTGTTTCGTTGCCGCAGCCGGATTACAAACGCTAA
- the zwf gene encoding glucose-6-phosphate dehydrogenase: MESSTFVLFGATGDLAKRKIFPALYNLFTDGKLSGPLSVIGLGRRELTNETFQRQVLDSLRTFSRRPVEDTTGLQNFLQAFEYSVLDVGRPEDYVKLLGHVQRREEELGLPQNRMFYLSVGPEFFGEIAGNINASGLGDTKGWKRLIIEKPFGRDLQSARVLNESLSAAFAEEEIFRIDHFLGKPMVQNLEVLKYSNPVLRALWQNRYIANVQITASETVGVEERAGYYDKAGALRDMFQNHMLQLLMMMAMQLPKGSTPEDVRSKKRHVIRSVRPLLPEEVAQHVVRGQYVAGEMRGQQVPAYTAEPGIAATSQNETYIAARLWIEDPLWNDVPFYIRTGKRMKEKSTRIVIEFKEPFNDVHNKNRNKLPLDPNLLVIDIGPHEGISLTLNTKNPLQHGELEPVSIKHEPGNPDVPEAYENLIYDAMLGDATFFAHWEEVELSWQWVQPIIEATAEGSLPLHQYPAGSNGPAAADQLLGEFHWWLDEPENAEPARVHRTAGIEPEVIRPGA; this comes from the coding sequence GTGGAATCATCTACATTTGTACTTTTTGGCGCAACCGGGGACTTGGCGAAGCGGAAAATCTTCCCCGCTCTATACAACCTGTTCACTGATGGCAAGCTTTCGGGTCCTCTCTCAGTCATTGGGCTGGGCAGAAGGGAGCTCACTAACGAGACGTTCCAGCGTCAGGTGCTGGATTCCCTGCGCACCTTCTCGCGCCGTCCGGTAGAGGATACAACGGGGCTGCAGAATTTCCTGCAGGCCTTTGAATATAGTGTGCTGGATGTCGGACGTCCTGAGGATTATGTGAAGCTGCTTGGGCATGTACAGCGCCGGGAGGAAGAGCTGGGGCTTCCGCAGAACCGGATGTTCTATCTGTCGGTCGGTCCCGAATTCTTCGGGGAGATTGCCGGTAATATCAATGCCAGCGGACTCGGGGATACCAAGGGCTGGAAACGTCTGATCATCGAGAAGCCGTTCGGACGGGATCTGCAGTCGGCGCGTGTGCTTAATGAGAGCTTGAGCGCAGCTTTTGCAGAGGAGGAAATCTTCCGTATTGATCACTTCCTCGGCAAGCCGATGGTGCAGAACCTGGAGGTGCTGAAATACTCTAACCCTGTGCTGCGGGCCTTGTGGCAGAACCGGTATATCGCAAATGTCCAGATTACTGCCAGTGAAACGGTTGGGGTGGAAGAGCGGGCGGGATACTATGATAAGGCTGGTGCGCTGCGCGACATGTTCCAGAACCATATGCTCCAATTGCTCATGATGATGGCGATGCAGCTTCCGAAGGGCAGTACACCAGAAGACGTCCGCAGCAAAAAACGGCATGTCATCCGTTCCGTCCGGCCGCTGCTGCCCGAAGAGGTGGCTCAGCATGTAGTGCGCGGCCAGTATGTAGCGGGGGAGATGCGCGGACAGCAAGTGCCTGCGTATACCGCTGAACCGGGGATCGCAGCCACTTCACAGAATGAGACGTATATTGCAGCACGCCTATGGATTGAAGATCCGCTGTGGAATGATGTGCCGTTCTACATTCGTACAGGTAAGCGCATGAAGGAGAAATCCACGCGGATTGTTATAGAATTCAAAGAGCCGTTTAATGATGTGCATAACAAGAACCGTAACAAGCTGCCGCTTGACCCTAATCTGCTGGTGATTGATATTGGCCCGCATGAGGGCATCTCCCTGACTCTTAACACCAAGAATCCGCTTCAGCACGGGGAGCTTGAGCCGGTCAGCATTAAGCATGAGCCGGGCAATCCCGATGTGCCGGAGGCTTATGAGAATCTGATCTATGATGCTATGCTCGGCGATGCTACGTTCTTCGCCCACTGGGAGGAAGTAGAGTTGTCCTGGCAGTGGGTTCAGCCTATAATCGAAGCAACAGCAGAAGGCAGCCTGCCGCTGCACCAGTATCCTGCCGGATCTAACGGCCCGGCGGCGGCAGATCAGCTCCTTGGCGAGTTCCACTGGTGGCTGGATGAGCCGGAGAATGCAGAGCCTGCACGCGTTCACCGGACAGCCGGGATAGAGCCGGAAGTCATCCGGCCGGGAGCGTAA
- a CDS encoding DeoR/GlpR family DNA-binding transcription regulator, with amino-acid sequence MLAAERRKKIIDLVHQDKRVLVSDLSRMFEVTEETIRRDLEKLEKDGIVSRTYGGAMLNRHTNEDLPFLTRGALNTDIKRAIAIQALDLINDGDTLMVDPSSTSFEFLKLLGNKSNLTIITNSINILHEFASSSHSIISTGGSLRHRSLSLVGPVAHETIQRYNVDTAVISCKALDMDRGVTDSNEPECELKKYMLRQAHKVVLLADHTKFDQTAFARLAELSRIDVLITDRKPSEAWLKLLSEKNVEVLY; translated from the coding sequence ATGCTTGCTGCCGAAAGACGCAAAAAAATAATCGACCTTGTCCATCAGGACAAGCGGGTGCTGGTGTCCGATCTGAGCCGGATGTTCGAGGTGACAGAGGAGACGATCCGCAGAGACCTGGAGAAGCTGGAGAAGGATGGCATTGTAAGCCGGACCTACGGCGGAGCCATGCTGAACAGGCATACCAATGAGGACCTGCCTTTTCTGACCCGGGGAGCGCTCAATACGGATATCAAACGCGCAATAGCGATCCAGGCGCTGGATCTGATTAATGACGGGGATACGCTGATGGTCGACCCCAGCTCGACTTCGTTTGAATTCCTGAAGCTGCTGGGTAATAAAAGTAATCTGACGATCATCACCAATTCGATCAACATTCTCCATGAGTTCGCAAGTTCGAGCCACAGCATTATTTCTACAGGCGGCTCACTCCGCCACCGTTCCCTGTCGCTTGTCGGCCCCGTAGCCCATGAGACCATTCAGCGCTACAATGTGGACACCGCTGTAATCAGCTGCAAGGCCCTTGATATGGACCGCGGAGTCACCGATTCCAATGAACCGGAATGCGAGCTGAAGAAATACATGCTGCGCCAAGCCCACAAGGTAGTCCTTCTGGCTGACCATACCAAGTTCGACCAGACAGCCTTCGCGAGGCTCGCAGAGCTAAGCCGGATCGATGTGCTGATTACCGACCGCAAGCCTTCGGAAGCGTGGCTGAAGCTGTTGTCCGAGAAGAATGTGGAAGTATTGTATTAA